From a single Glycine soja cultivar W05 chromosome 19, ASM419377v2, whole genome shotgun sequence genomic region:
- the LOC114400103 gene encoding uncharacterized protein At3g27210-like gives MGLCSSVPRNANEDMKLKLSFGSKSEKLVIPPTSIKGQQQQQPQNGWSTARSTTTFTDHGSKEEAFFDSKAWLDSDCEDDFYSVNGDFTPSRGTTPVHHTFGTPSRNRIHGSMAETSPEKKKKLLELFRESVKDDQGDVHGHKEVKPTIQDVIMPKSAHCTPYLSEANSACSSERTMSMSEDRSSIREKSVKSLQWCIPSLSSCRSFRERRPKTSPAVEVNGKH, from the exons ATGGGTTTGTGCTCTTCGGTCCCCAGAAACGCTAACGAAGACATGAAGCTCAAACTCTCGTTCGGTTCAAAATCTGAGAAGCTTGTGATTCCTCCAACATCCATCAagggacaacaacaacaacaaccccaaAATGGGTGGTCAACGGCTCGGTCAACGACCACCTTCACTGACCATG GTAGCAAAGAGGAAGCCTTTTTTGATTCCAAGGCCTGGTTAGACTCAGATTGTGAAGATGATTTCTATAGTGTCAatggtg ACTTTACACCATCTAGAGGGACCACACCAGTTCACCACACTTTTGGGACCCCTTCTAGGAATAGAATTCATGGCTCTATGGCTGAAACATccccagaaaagaaaaagaaattgttaGAGCTTTTTCGCGAAAGTGTCAAAGATGACCAAGGTGATGTTCATGGACACAAAGAAGTCAAGCCAACTATACAAGATGTTATTATGCCTAAATCTGCACATTGCACTCCTTATCTCTCAGAGGCTAACTCTGCCTGTAGTAGTGAAAGGACCATGAGCATGAGCGAGGATCGTTCATCCATTAGAGAGAAATCAGTCAAGTCTTTGCAGTGGTGCATTCCAAGCTTGTCTTCATGCCGAAGCTTTCGCGAGAGGAGGCCAAAGACGAGTCCTGCAGTAGAAGTAAATGGAAAACATTGA